In Falco rusticolus isolate bFalRus1 chromosome 7, bFalRus1.pri, whole genome shotgun sequence, the DNA window CTTACAGTGGTGACTTTAGTGTAATACATGCATTCTTCCGCTAGTtaagtctttattttaaagcaagcaaaGGTAATTCAAGCCCCTCAGCAGAAAGCATTgccactgcagctgggagagctcATCTGCCTTAAGCTTTAACCTGAAGGCTGTGTACTGattacactgaaataaataagagGAAGCTATTGTGACTTGGTGTTACTGTGCTGGAATCAACTATCTTCATTACTAAACTCTAGTTATACAGGTAGTTTCATGTAGGTAGCTCTGAACAACTTGTTTGCTCTGTTCGGGGATCAACGCTGTAATTAATAGCAGTGATGTGGGATTTCTGCTATCTAATGTGTACGCTTAAGCCGATGTtagcagtgctgctctgggcCACTGCATCTACTTGAAATTTCAACACTGTGCTTGTTGTATCTTGGCGTTTCCCAGTATAAATGAAGTGACTGTTACAAAAGAGTGTGAGACATGTCAAAGACATCCTTGAAAACTTCAATAGTGGCTATTGCGCTGTTCTTGTTTTGCAAACCAAGACCAGGAGCATGACTCACAGCAAAGGGAACATACTTTTTTTAACTAGCCTGACTCACGAGGTGAACTTGCCAAGTAACCTCCCCACCCTGGAAACTGTTCTTCTCATGCAAGTTATGAGGGGAGAGAAACAAGGCTTGTGACCTGTTCCGTGGAGTCTGTAACGCTTGTACAAGCGGGccctccctggggagggaggtgtCTCAGGACATGCTGGTTTGGGCACCACAGGGGCAGAATGGGCCTTTTGAAGTGAAGGAGAGGGGCGGCTCTTCTAGCCATGGTCTTGGGGAGAAGTTTTGCTTTCACCATCTCTGAACTCCCTCCCAAAGTACCTCTTTCAGGTCAGGCACAGAGGCTCTTGATATTTCCCTGTTCTCCAGTGTTTCCTAGAGGACAACTGCAGTGAGGTGACACTTCTGTGAATTCTGCATAATGTGTTCACAGCCTGATCAggcacctcctcctcccccggCGGGTGCAACTTCCATCCTTCACTGCACTACTTTGATTCCTTTAGTGAAGAAGTAACCGTTCTACCTGGCAGAGCAACTGAAGCTAAAAATACCAAGTTACTGACTGCTGCCTGGTATTTGGAGAAGATGGGGTTAAAGATCGATGCCCTAGCTCTCAGGACCAGTGGCAGTACACCACAGGCTCCTTTCCCAAGTACTCCTCTCTGTACAAACTGAACAGCTCCTGGTTGTCATCCTTTGTCAGAGATTTTCTGCCTCTACAGCAAGAATCCAGATACTTCCACATTTGAACTCAGCCTGCTGGAGGAAGTTGTGTCTTTTTGAGATCTAATTGAAAACAAGTTCTGCTTGTGAAAGTATGTTTTATTACCTAGAAGTATTCGTGTAAGAAGGCACTTCTGTTACAGCCATATTAAGACCACTAAGTTTGCATTAAAATTCCACCACCCTAATTATATCATGGTTGGCATGACACTGGTGAGGGTGATGTCCCCGTTGATGCAGAGTTTGTTGATCGcattcagctgcttctcacGGAAGTTGTACTGCAGCAAGTGGGCACCGTCAACCGCTACCTTGAAGTGATCCACCTCGCAGAGGATCTggagctgaaataaaaaccttagCTCAGCCAAAAAATAACCATTGCATTTGCtcttgaagaaattttaagCTGCAGACTGGTGCTGGCTGAAGGTTGTTGCCAGCGGAGTGCAGCCGAGGGGCATGTGGAGAAGCTGGtgcagcagctctcagctgcAAAACCACCAGTGACCGTTGCCTTCCCCAGAGCCCCGCCGCACTCTTCCTTCCCCCGTGTTTTAGCCCATGGTTTGTCTTGTGACTACATTGGTTCAAGAACTGGTACTCCATGGCTCACACAGTGAGAGCTGTGTTCCCATCACCTACGAAACcattttgcaggagaaaaagttTGTGGAGAGTGCTTGGCTGTTAACAGGGGAAACACCTTCTAGAAACCTGCCCAACAACTGCTGAGAATGACAGCGTAAATTGGAAGGATATAATAATAAATGGGAATAACCGAAGTGGGGAGAAGTTCTACCCTGGGCACCTGGGCCTGCTGGAGCAGGTAGGTGCAGGGAATGTGCTGTAGGACcggctgtgtggggcagccAGGGAAGCACACCAGCCCTAGGATCACCTCTAGGAGCTGATTCCTGTGCAAGAGCATCGAGGTCCTTGCAGTGAGTCTTGTTACACAGCCCTGACCGAACCCACCCACTGCATGTTGCAGGTGCACTTGAGACtgagctggggttttttttgttacctgGAAGGGTTTTCCAGCTTCAAATGGAAACCTGGGAGCTgtcctctcctcctttccccagttATTCTGGAACATCGAATTGCAGACGATgacttttttgttgtcttcatTGAAGCGCGGATTGAAGTGGAAGGCAATGTCATTCCCCTTCTTGAAATCCAGTGAAAACCTGCAAAGACAGTAACAGGTGCGCTGCTTTTTCTACAAAAGCCCTGGGCTCTCTTACAGGGCTTGCCAAAAGTGGCAGCAAGTGGGCAGAACCCCAGGGCCCGTCGGGCACTGACAGGGCATTTACACATTGTATAATATTTGATTTTACACCAGGCAGGTGTTATTCAGGAATGGAAAGCAAATTCCAGCACCCCTGCTCCATCCAGTggcaccccaggacccccctgGCCCTCGGTGCTGGATGCCCCGGTACCTGTTTGGGTTGGGGTTGACTGTTCCCATGATGGTTATGAGCATCCGAGGCATGAGTCCTGCCTGCAGGGGCAGGTCGAAGGGGACTTTCTGGGAGACAACAGGAATTCAGTGTTAGCTAAAAAGCACATCGAAAGCCAAAATGTTCAGGCACAGGCTGGCGCTTGGTGTGACAACACACCGGGGCAGCCCTGTGACACAGTGACCACCCATGCCACCCCCCAGGGGACAGTCAGCCCCAGATCCCTCCCATGGCCAAGCGCAATCGGGCAGTGAAGACACAGAAACCCTTAGAATATGACAGAGCTGTTACCATTGGAGGAGCTGGTCCCCCCTGCGGAGGAGGGGGCCCAAATCCAGGGCCACTGGATGGTTGTCCTGGGGCAGGATACGACCCTGGTCCTGCTGGTGCTCCAGGGAATGCTCCAGGTGCTCCGGGATATGGTCCCTGTCCTGGTGCTCCAGGATATGCCCCTGGTGCTCCAGGATATGCCCCTGGTGCTCCGGGATATGCTGCTGGTGCACCAGGATAGGACCCTGGAGGGCCGGGGTATGCCGGGAATGTcccaggagctggtggctggttCCCCCAGGAGGgccagccctggggtgggggtgcagaGGGGGTCGGGTTGTTGTTGGTGGCCAAGGCGTCGTTTAactggggacagaggggagaggaggagggttAGGTGACAGCAATGCTGGAGTCAGGCTGAGTCCTCCAACATCCATCTTTTGTAGCCTACAGCGTGCGCGAGGGCAAGAGCTCAGTtactccccagcagcaggggtgGCTGAGCGCCTGGGCTGAGGCTTCCAGAAAACCAGTAAACACCGATGTTACTGGGGCGGATTTGAGGAGTTACGCAGGTTTGCAAACACatgttcccagccctgccaaagGTCCCCGCTTCAAGGCAAGGCACCAGTCGCAGCCCCcgtggtggtttgttttttaaagaaattcatACTTACAGAGAAACCGTCTgacatttttcctaaaacaaaaagacaaagcgcacttaagtaatttttaacataCACCACCTGAAAAATAGAGGTTTTTGAGACCAGTTAAGAGTTTACAGTGGCAACGGGCTGGAAAGGGGTGAGTCCCTGAATCACGTACCCGGCAGGCAGGGAGGACGGCTCCGGCAGCGCAGAACAAACCCTGGTCTGATACCTGCGGGAGGAATGGAGGGTCAGGCCACGGGCAGCCTGCATGGCCCCGGGGGGAATCCAGCCCTGGACCCTGCCAGCAAGGCCCTTGGGGGGGTGATGGCAGCATGGGGGGGAGGCacagccacctccctgccctggctggggggtgctggctgcctgtgcaAGGCCCTGGGTGACCCCCACAcccatgcaggagcagagctACTTGGTGGGATGAGTAATGTGGTATTGGCACCCAGCCGTGTCACAGGTTCGGTTTCGTCCTGCGTGCCAGCCGCAGTCAGCATGATTCACTTCCCCATCCCCAAAGCATCATCccagaaaatgtttcaattaaaaaaaaaaaaaaaaaacaacaacaaaaaaatccctggaggggctgcagctgcaaacatgtgctgcggggtggggtgggggggctaCAAACCCAGCACCGCACATCGGGGGACATGTAGCCACCCCATGACACACGGGACAGACACCTGCAGCAGACCTGGCAGGGCGAGAGGCGGGGGTGGCACCCCTGGGTGGAGGTCCCCTTACCCAATTGCCCCACACTGGCTGGAGGGCACCGTGGGGGGGACACACGTGCCACCAACCGCTCCGGGCCAGTGgacagaagctgcttttcaagTTTTATGAGTCCATGCCGAGCTGCTCCGCCAAATGCATACCTGCCTGTGTGCAGGAATAGCTGCTGCCTGAGCTGGATTCCTCCCATCAAAGACAGCATTCataaaagaagaggaaaaaaaaaaaaaaaagaggagaggcagaaacagggaaagaaaaggaaaattcccAACcgaaagcagagaagaaaacttctCTTTGAAAGGAACGTCCAGACACACAAGGGTCACGGCAGATCTGCGGACAGTGGGAACGCCGCAGGTTTCACAACCAACAGGTAACCCCATCCCTGCAAAACATCCACACTCCTGCCCCCGCACCATTTCTCAGTCAGCCTTTCAACCGGCATCCAGGAGCCCGGACTGTTTGAACAGCCCGTATctcaaaaagcttttatttgccTTCGGGGGTGTTTTGGACTTTTTTTAAGCCCTTGGGTTTGCCATGTGTTTGCAGCGCTGAGCCGAGGGTGCACAGCTCCTGCGGGCTCCCCGGGGCTGCAtccagccaggctgagctgtgggTGCCGATGGCTTGTGCTGCTTGGGCAGGGggtccccctgctccccctgcccaccctgcaaCACCTCAGGGAGAAGTATTTTTGCTCCCCTGCCTGGATTTCTTACTGCTTCGGCCTGGTGGGGCCAGCGCGGCAGGAGTCTCGTGTCTCCCCACCAGTCCAGGGATGGTCGATTtgataaataaacaaaataaaatttgttatCAAGAAAGGAAAGTCTTGAAACACCACTGTTCTTCTGCCACCAAACGGTGCCACCCGGCTTGGAGCTCAGCAGCCAACTTGTCTCCCAGTCACCGCAGCGCGCAGCCCTGGGACATCTCCCCGGGAATGCTCCGGGGCTGGGTGCCCGCTGCCCGGCCGCTGGCGCCACGGGAAGGGTGGTTTTTCCCACCCACGGCACcgggcagctctgcccttcGGCAGCACCTCCGGGGTGCTGAGCTTGAGCCGGATGCGGCCGCCCCAGCGGCTCcggggctcccgccgccccgagggacagagggacagcGGGACAGCAGCGGGGGCACCCCCGGGTGCGTCCCCAGTGTTTCCTACAGGCACCCAACACGGGAAAacttgggaaggaaagaggttccttccctctccccttcgGCTCTCTTTCTGCGGTGACTTTCCTGGGTGTCTCTCGcgggccccccagcccctccctcccccccgcgTGCCTTTTGGGGCTCGGGCAGGGCGCCCCGACACCCGGCAGGTGCAAACCGCCTTACAGCTCCATCCTATTTGCCATCCCACCGGGACCCCAAGCATTCCCAAAAGCCAGCGAGGGCTTTCTCTGCGCCCCGTGGCGCGTCCCCCACCGCCCAGAGCCCCGCACAAGGGGACAGCGCAGCCCTGCACCCCCGCTCCCTCCCGGGATCCCCACGGGGGATGCACCGAGCCCCCCCCCGCGGGGACGAGCAACACCCTTAACCCTTTCTTTGCCAGGCAATAGGTGCCCAAACCCCACCgctgctccccccgccccgggaccCCGCGCGTGGGCGCAGCCGCTCACCCGGGTGCAGCGGCGGCGACTGGCTCCTGTCCCGCGGCGCCCGTGGGCGCGGACacggcggcagcggcggggacCCGCCTGCCCGGGGCGGGGACGGGGCGGGCACGGGGCAgctgccgccccccgcgctGGGAAgggccctggcagcaggaggccTTCGTCATATTTGCCTTTATGAAACGGTGACCCCCCACtaaggggggacatttggccGTCCCGTGTCTCATGTCTCGAGTGGGTCCATCTCCAGGCATCGGGGTCCGCAGTGTCTGACCCTGGCGCAGCCGGACCCCGCGAGCACAGCCGCGGCCGTAGCCCTTGCAAGAGCCCCGTCTGCATAGCCCACGGCTCCAGCTTTACTAAAGTTCAATAAACCacaaatttacttttaaatttccGACGTTTTCTGCTTCACTGCGGAGACTGCCGAGAAAAAAACGACAAAAAAGCTTTGGGTTTCACCTGCCGCAGCAAGGCTGGCAGGAGACCAAGGCTGGGGAAGCCCTTAACGGCAGCTGGAATTTCAACAAGCACGATGGTACTTGGAGCTGAGGGTGAATCATCTCCTGCTTCCTCAGTGGGCTTCACAGCTTAAAGtgatagaaaaggaaaaggtgcGTTTGCGTGCTGAAATCCTGATctgctgcccagtgctgctggtaCAATAGAAGagaatgggatgggatgggatgggatgggatggaataaaaaaataaaataaaataaaatagaataaatagaataatttcacttggaagggacctacagcgatcatctagtccaactgcctgaccacttcagggctgaccaaagGTTATTAAGGGATGCACACATTAATTGGTGTCATTAACAACGTAGAAACTACTGCTTGAAGGCAGCGGCTGAACTCAATGGCTTAGCTGGTCCTGCAGCTGGTAcggagggagaaaaaaggcaaaaatctgttGAGTTTGGTTGTAATGATTTGTAGTAGAGCTTCCTGCAGTTCATCTCTGCTTAGCTAAAAGATTGGGCTTCAGAGGAAGGCGCCCTCCTCTCTACTGGGGCACCCGCCTGGATTTTAGCATCATTCAGCTGAATACTTGTCACCAGGATTTGGACCAAACTTAAGCATGAAAAAATGCCATTGGCTGATGAGAGATGCCAGGGATACCCAAGGGAATGGGATGCCCCACTCGGGGAAACACTTTAACAGGGAGCACTGCTTCATTTGCCTTTCACAGCACCCAAACCTCACCACAATAAATAAACACTGTGCTATCTTGGGGGATGTTTTAGGGCAAAGGGAGCTGGAGAGGATTTAAGCCAGTAACGCTGAAGGATCCCTGATACATTGCATGAGTATCTGGAGCTTCCTGAGCCTGTAACGCGAGCAGGAGGAGATCACTGCTCTTCAGAACAACTGTTCAAGTCCTGGCTCCAGCATCTGCCTAAAGCACAGCCCTTCCGAGAGCAGACTCATCAAGAGGTGTGCATGTCCAGAGCACACGTTCGTGAAATTATTCGAGTGACGTGCACTAAGTGTTTTTAAACAGGCACTGGCGATTTCTGCCTTCCTGGATAAGGCTGTATTAACTCGTTAGTCCTCACcgctttttcccttcctccctaGGACTCCTCCAGATGTCTTTGGCAAGAGGTGTTTTCATGAAAAACCTCTGTAGttattttcaggattttgcTCAAAAGCTCCACACATTTACCAGAGTGGtctgcctgtttttttccacttccagTGCCATAAGCTTTGTGCTTCCAGTTACGCAACAGATgcacagtgttaaaaaaatgtttgaccAAAAGTGGAAAAGTGAACCAAAATCTGAGCTAATTTCTTTACTTCAATAAACCAAGCAGCAGTGAAGACAATGACTGAGCATCCCTTCGGTATTCACGGGGTGGGTGCCGAGAGCTCTTTGCACGCAGAGCTGTGAAACGTCCACATTTCGCTTTGCTCCACACCACCGGAGTCATCCCGCCGTGACTCACAGTCGGACACAGAGGTGTGGCAACTGTGGTTTTCAAGCTTTGCCTCTCCAGATCAAGCACGGAGAGCAGCTGGGTTTATTGCCAGAGCCCCAAGCAAGGCAGAGCACAAGCACACGGGTGCTGTAGGAGATTAAGTCACGGCGATCACATCTTGCTTGCAATGGTGCAAGGCCTGGTGATGCACAGCTTTGCAATGTGGGGCtggctgcttttcaaaagcGGATAAAAAAATAGTCATTTCTCAAAAATAGGCATATACTTGgggtctggatttttttaagcattcatAAGCAACCTGTTTGCTTTAGAGACTCTTCATGTAAAATGCAACTCTGCATGGTACCATGTACAATTTAAAGTCCCAA includes these proteins:
- the LGALS3 gene encoding galectin-3 isoform X2, which gives rise to MSDGFSKVPFDLPLQAGLMPRMLITIMGTVNPNPNRFSLDFKKGNDIAFHFNPRFNEDNKKVIVCNSMFQNNWGKEERTAPRFPFEAGKPFQLQILCEVDHFKVAVDGAHLLQYNFREKQLNAINKLCINGDITLTSVMPTMI
- the LGALS3 gene encoding galectin-3 isoform X1 — its product is MSDGFSLNDALATNNNPTPSAPPPQGWPSWGNQPPAPGTFPAYPGPPGSYPGAPAAYPGAPGAYPGAPGAYPGAPGQGPYPGAPGAFPGAPAGPGSYPAPGQPSSGPGFGPPPPQGGPAPPMKVPFDLPLQAGLMPRMLITIMGTVNPNPNRFSLDFKKGNDIAFHFNPRFNEDNKKVIVCNSMFQNNWGKEERTAPRFPFEAGKPFQLQILCEVDHFKVAVDGAHLLQYNFREKQLNAINKLCINGDITLTSVMPTMI